The following proteins are co-located in the Streptomyces sp. DT2A-34 genome:
- a CDS encoding ATP-binding protein, whose protein sequence is MSDGPAARRGPGEPWGGVRPFSIKTKLGALVIIAVLITTGLSMIAVRTQTELRFITVFSMIATLLITQFVAHSLTAPLDEMNAVARSISHGDYTRRVRENRRDELGDLAETINRMADELAAQDQQRKELVANVSHELRTPIAGLRAVLENVVDGIAEADPETMRTALKQTERLGRLVETLLDLSRLDNGVVPLRLRRFEVWPYLSGVLKEANMVASARGGMASGSGSHTRTDVHLHLDVSPPELTAHADPERIHQVVANLIDNAIKHSPPHGRVTVKARRGAYPESLELEVLDEGPGIPRSDWHRVFERFNRGAVIRPHGPGSDGGTGLGLAIARWAVDLHGGRIGVAESERGCRILVTLPGQPSLPS, encoded by the coding sequence ATGAGCGACGGGCCGGCCGCGCGGAGAGGCCCCGGGGAGCCCTGGGGCGGCGTACGTCCGTTCTCGATCAAGACCAAGCTGGGCGCGCTGGTCATCATCGCGGTGCTGATCACCACCGGCCTGTCGATGATCGCCGTGCGTACCCAGACGGAGCTGCGCTTCATCACGGTCTTCTCGATGATCGCCACCCTGCTCATTACGCAGTTCGTGGCGCATTCGCTCACCGCGCCGCTGGACGAGATGAACGCGGTGGCCCGGTCCATCTCGCACGGCGACTACACGCGCCGGGTGCGGGAGAACCGCCGGGACGAGCTGGGCGACCTGGCCGAGACGATCAACCGCATGGCCGACGAGCTGGCGGCCCAGGACCAGCAGCGCAAGGAGCTGGTGGCGAACGTCTCGCACGAGCTGCGCACCCCGATCGCGGGCCTGCGGGCCGTCCTGGAGAACGTGGTCGACGGCATCGCCGAGGCCGACCCCGAGACGATGCGCACGGCGCTGAAGCAGACCGAGCGGCTGGGCCGGCTCGTGGAGACGCTGCTGGACCTCTCCCGCCTGGACAACGGCGTCGTACCGCTGCGCTTGCGGCGCTTCGAGGTCTGGCCGTACCTGTCCGGCGTGCTGAAGGAGGCCAACATGGTCGCCTCCGCGCGCGGGGGCATGGCGTCGGGCTCCGGCAGTCACACCCGCACGGACGTCCATCTGCACCTCGACGTCTCCCCGCCGGAGCTGACCGCGCACGCCGACCCCGAGCGCATCCACCAGGTCGTCGCCAACCTCATCGACAACGCGATCAAGCACAGCCCGCCGCACGGCCGCGTGACGGTCAAGGCGCGGCGCGGGGCGTATCCGGAGTCGCTGGAGCTGGAGGTCCTGGACGAGGGTCCGGGCATTCCGCGGTCGGACTGGCACCGGGTCTTCGAGCGGTTCAACCGGGGCGCCGTGATCCGGCCGCACGGGCCGGGCAGCGACGGCGGTACGGGGCTGGGGCTGGCGATCGCACGCTGGGCCGTCGATCTGCACGGCGGCCGGATCGGAGTGGCCGAATCCGAGCGGGGCTGCCGGATTCTTGTCACACTTCCAGGGCAGCCATCTTTGCCAAGTTGA
- a CDS encoding response regulator transcription factor: protein MEQTHTSHNGTAATPGAQRRVLVVEDDPTIVDAIAARLRAEGFLVQTAGDGPAAVDTAEAWQPDLLILDIMLPGFDGLEVCRRVQAQRPVPVLMLTARDDETDMLVGLGVGADDYMTKPFSMRELAARVHVLLRRVERAALAATTPRSGILRLGELEIDHAQRRVRVRSEDVHLTPTEFDLLVCLANTPRAVLSREQLLAEVWDWADASGTRTVDSHIKALRRKIGAERIRTVHGVGYALETPTP from the coding sequence ATGGAGCAGACACACACCTCCCACAACGGCACGGCGGCGACTCCCGGCGCTCAGCGCCGGGTCCTCGTGGTCGAGGACGATCCGACCATCGTGGACGCCATCGCGGCCCGTCTGCGCGCCGAGGGTTTCCTCGTGCAGACCGCGGGCGACGGTCCGGCGGCCGTCGACACGGCCGAGGCCTGGCAGCCCGATCTGCTGATCCTCGACATCATGCTGCCGGGCTTCGACGGCCTGGAGGTGTGCCGCCGGGTGCAGGCCCAGCGGCCGGTACCGGTGCTGATGCTGACCGCGCGTGACGACGAGACCGACATGCTGGTCGGGCTCGGCGTCGGCGCCGACGACTACATGACCAAGCCGTTCTCGATGCGGGAGCTCGCGGCACGCGTGCACGTGCTGCTGCGCCGCGTCGAGCGGGCCGCGCTGGCCGCCACGACGCCGCGCTCGGGCATCCTGCGCCTCGGTGAGCTGGAGATCGACCACGCGCAGCGGCGGGTGCGGGTGCGCAGTGAGGATGTTCACCTCACCCCGACCGAGTTCGACCTCCTGGTGTGCCTGGCGAACACCCCGCGCGCGGTGCTCTCCCGTGAGCAGCTGCTCGCCGAGGTGTGGGACTGGGCGGACGCCTCCGGCACCCGCACGGTCGACAGCCACATCAAGGCGCTGCGCCGGAAGATCGGCGCCGAGCGGATCCGTACGGTGCACGGCGTGGGCTACGCCCTGGAGACCCCGACGCCATGA